Proteins encoded together in one Micromonospora kangleipakensis window:
- the purB gene encoding adenylosuccinate lyase, which translates to MTTIPNVLANRYASPELVALWSPEEKVRMERRLWLAVLRAQRDLGVPVPDGVVEAYERVVDDVDLASIAERERVTRHDVKARIEEFSALAGHEHVHKGMTSRDLTENVEQLQIRASLELIRDRVVATLVRLAWHAHEYSGLVMTGRSHNVAAQATTLGKRFASAAEELLIAYERLEDLIGRYPLRGIKGPVGTAADQLDLFDGDAGKVAELERRVAEHLGFSRVLDSVGQVYPRSLDFDVLSALAQVAAAPSSLATTIRLMVGQELVTEGFKPGQVGSSAMPHKMNTRSSERVNGFAVIIRGYLSMVGELAGDQWNEGDVSCSVVRRVALPDAFFAADGLFQTFLTVLDEFGPYPAVINRELERFLPFLATTKILVAAVRRGVGREVAHEVIKEHAVAVALAMREKGAPENDLFDRLAADGRLGLTRAEIDALVADHNAFVGAAAAQVDRITARIADVVAAHPEAAAYSPPPIL; encoded by the coding sequence GTGACGACGATCCCGAACGTGCTCGCCAACCGTTACGCCTCGCCCGAGCTTGTCGCCCTCTGGTCACCGGAGGAGAAGGTACGGATGGAGCGCCGGCTCTGGCTGGCCGTGCTCCGCGCCCAGCGGGACCTGGGCGTGCCGGTGCCGGACGGGGTGGTCGAGGCGTACGAGCGGGTGGTCGACGACGTCGACCTGGCCTCGATCGCGGAGCGCGAGCGGGTAACCCGGCACGACGTGAAGGCCCGGATCGAGGAGTTCAGCGCGCTCGCCGGGCACGAGCACGTGCACAAGGGGATGACCTCCCGCGACCTCACCGAGAACGTCGAGCAGCTCCAGATCCGCGCCTCGCTGGAGCTGATCCGGGACCGGGTGGTGGCCACCCTGGTCCGGCTCGCCTGGCACGCGCACGAGTACTCCGGCCTGGTGATGACCGGCCGGTCGCACAACGTCGCGGCGCAGGCCACGACGCTGGGCAAGCGCTTCGCGTCGGCGGCGGAGGAGCTGCTGATCGCGTACGAGCGGCTGGAGGACCTGATCGGCCGGTACCCGCTGCGCGGGATCAAGGGTCCGGTCGGCACCGCCGCGGACCAGCTCGACCTCTTCGACGGCGACGCCGGCAAGGTGGCCGAGCTGGAGCGCCGGGTGGCCGAGCACCTCGGGTTCAGCCGGGTGCTGGACAGCGTCGGCCAGGTCTACCCCCGGTCGCTGGACTTCGACGTGCTCTCCGCGCTGGCCCAGGTGGCCGCCGCGCCGTCGTCGCTGGCCACCACGATCCGGCTGATGGTCGGCCAGGAGCTGGTCACCGAGGGCTTCAAGCCGGGTCAGGTCGGCTCCAGCGCGATGCCGCACAAGATGAACACCCGCTCCTCCGAGCGGGTGAACGGCTTCGCGGTGATCATCCGGGGTTACCTGTCGATGGTCGGTGAGCTGGCCGGCGACCAGTGGAACGAGGGGGATGTCTCCTGCTCGGTGGTCCGCCGGGTCGCCCTGCCGGACGCGTTCTTCGCCGCCGACGGGCTCTTCCAGACCTTCCTCACCGTGCTGGACGAGTTCGGGCCGTACCCGGCGGTGATCAACCGGGAGCTGGAGCGCTTCCTGCCGTTCCTGGCCACCACCAAGATCCTGGTCGCGGCGGTCCGCCGGGGCGTCGGCCGGGAGGTGGCGCACGAGGTGATCAAGGAGCACGCGGTCGCCGTCGCCCTCGCCATGCGGGAGAAGGGCGCGCCCGAAAACGACCTCTTCGACCGACTGGCGGCCGACGGTCGCCTGGGCCTCACCCGCGCCGAGATCGACGCCCTGGTCGCCGACCACAACGCGTTCGTCGGGGCCGCCGCCGCCCAGGTGGACCGGATCACCGCCCGCATCGCCGACGTGGTCGCCGCCCACCCCGAAGCCGCCGCCTACTCCCCACCCCCCATCCTCTGA
- a CDS encoding YbjQ family protein, with protein MLVVTTDQLPGYEIRQILGEVVSSMARTRNPYREGVKNLRGGAYDPMAPDNLTRWRTDSVARLGEEAERLGANAVIGMRFDSRDCGEMWMEICAYGTAVIVVPKMPDVMPADQPVVAAESAHEPEIVSAPGGIAEPASAPNLSSAAETPTRDS; from the coding sequence GTGCTGGTCGTGACGACGGATCAACTGCCCGGCTACGAGATCCGCCAGATCCTCGGCGAAGTGGTTTCCTCGATGGCCAGGACCCGGAACCCGTACCGCGAGGGGGTCAAGAACCTGCGTGGTGGCGCCTACGACCCGATGGCGCCGGACAACCTCACCCGCTGGCGTACCGACTCGGTGGCCCGGCTCGGTGAGGAGGCCGAGCGGCTCGGCGCGAACGCGGTGATCGGCATGCGCTTCGACAGCCGGGACTGCGGCGAGATGTGGATGGAGATCTGCGCGTACGGCACGGCGGTGATCGTCGTACCCAAGATGCCGGACGTCATGCCGGCCGACCAGCCCGTGGTGGCCGCGGAATCCGCCCACGAGCCGGAGATCGTCTCGGCCCCCGGCGGCATCGCCGAACCGGCGAGCGCCCCCAACCTCTCCTCCGCCGCCGAAACCCCCACCCGCGACTCCTGA
- the purS gene encoding phosphoribosylformylglycinamidine synthase subunit PurS: protein MPRVVVDVMLKPEILDPQGQAVANALPRLGVSDVASVRIGRRIEIEFTGEPDLDRAREIADKLLANPVIEDFTVRLVEADETVDARQ, encoded by the coding sequence GTGCCTCGCGTCGTCGTCGACGTCATGCTCAAGCCCGAGATCCTCGATCCCCAGGGCCAGGCCGTCGCAAACGCGCTGCCCCGGCTCGGCGTCAGCGACGTCGCCTCGGTCCGGATCGGCAGGCGGATCGAGATCGAGTTCACCGGTGAACCGGACCTGGACCGGGCCCGGGAGATCGCCGACAAGCTGCTCGCCAACCCGGTCATCGAGGACTTCACCGTCCGCCTGGTCGAGGCCGACGAGACCGTGGACGCGCGCCAGTGA
- the purQ gene encoding phosphoribosylformylglycinamidine synthase subunit PurQ yields MTARVGVVTFPGSLDDGDAARAVRIAGAEPVRLWHGDPELHGVDAVVLPGGFSYGDYLRCGAIARFAPVMETIVDAARGGLPVLGICNGFQILCEAHLLPGALTRNQHLHFRNRDQILRIESAGTAWTNTFQPGQEVLIPVKNGEGCYVADTATLDQLEAEGRVVARYLGGNPNGSQRDIAAITNQAGNVVGIMPHPEHAVEALTGPSLDGLGFFTSVLKHLVGAPA; encoded by the coding sequence GTGACCGCCCGGGTCGGTGTGGTGACGTTCCCCGGCTCGCTCGACGACGGGGACGCGGCCCGTGCCGTCCGGATCGCCGGCGCCGAGCCGGTGCGCCTCTGGCACGGCGACCCGGAGCTGCACGGGGTGGACGCGGTCGTCCTCCCCGGCGGCTTCTCCTACGGTGACTACCTGCGCTGCGGCGCCATCGCCCGGTTCGCCCCGGTGATGGAGACGATCGTGGACGCGGCCCGGGGCGGCCTGCCGGTGCTCGGCATCTGCAACGGCTTCCAGATCCTCTGCGAGGCGCACCTGCTCCCCGGCGCGCTCACCCGCAACCAGCACCTGCACTTCCGCAACCGGGACCAGATCCTGCGGATCGAGTCCGCCGGCACCGCCTGGACGAACACGTTCCAGCCGGGCCAGGAGGTGCTGATCCCGGTCAAGAACGGCGAGGGCTGCTACGTCGCCGACACCGCGACGCTGGACCAGCTCGAGGCCGAGGGCCGGGTCGTCGCCCGCTACCTCGGCGGCAACCCCAACGGTTCGCAGCGCGACATCGCCGCGATCACCAACCAGGCCGGCAACGTGGTCGGCATCATGCCGCATCCCGAGCACGCGGTGGAGGCGCTCACCGGCCCCTCCCTGGACGGTCTCGGCTTCTTCACCTCGGTGCTCAAGCACCTGGTGGGGGCGCCGGCGTGA
- the purL gene encoding phosphoribosylformylglycinamidine synthase subunit PurL, with translation MTTHPDPAVRETPGAYPAAPAEPRAAAVLPQAGPADAVRTADPAPAGNWALGVDTVPRASGTPEELQPYAELGLRDDEYDRIRHILGRRPTQAELAMYSIMWSEHCSYKSSKVHLRQFGEKAPPSDRLLAGIGENAGVVQVSDELAVTFKVESHNHPSFVEPYQGAATGVGGIVRDILAMGARPVAVMDPLRFGAADHPDTARVLPGVVAGIGGYGNCLGLPNIGGEVVFDPCYQGNPLVNALCLGVLPVNRLQKKDAAGPGNVVVLMGAKTGRDGIGGVSVLASATFDEGSEQRRPSVQVGDPFTEKLLIEACLELYDAELVVGIQDLGGAGLTCALTETAASAGTGMRVLLERVPLREPSMEPHEILASESQERMLLVVTPEKLEAVLKTADKWGVLATAIGEVTPPAPDGQPGRLLITWRDQIVVDVPPGSLVDDGPVYARPMREPADLILLQADRAETLPRPSNPEALRETVLRMIASPNLADKTWVTEQYDRYVLGNTVLAQPEDSGVIRIDERTGLGVALSVDGNGRYARLDPYHGTKLALAEAYRNVAVTGAKPIAVTNCLNFGSPEDPGVMWQFAEAVRGLADGCLELGIPVTGGNVSFYNQTGAAAIHPTPVVGVLGVLDNVADRVPMGFVPRPAGDHDQLFLLGETHVELSGSEWAWVTHEHLGGIPPQVDLARERQLAELLAEAARVGHVSSAHDLSDGGLAQSLVESCLRRGVGARIAVPEHFTGGSMPFVYLFSESAGRVLVSVPRGHEKAFTGLCAERGVPWEFIGVTDPAGGALEVHGQFRIGLDELRAAHTETLPRLFGGQEAAQVEVEAARTGTTTVLPATAEQPVDVAPARTGDGSAEPAAEVTDAVGASSVEPLDQPTEGTVTTAEAAADETATDGGPAATEPAGTGPEGSTTASSGDPDQPAAPDQR, from the coding sequence ATGACCACCCATCCGGACCCGGCCGTACGGGAGACACCGGGCGCCTACCCGGCGGCCCCGGCGGAGCCGCGTGCGGCCGCCGTGCTGCCGCAGGCCGGCCCGGCCGACGCCGTCCGCACCGCCGACCCGGCCCCGGCCGGCAACTGGGCGCTCGGCGTGGACACCGTGCCCCGGGCCTCCGGCACCCCGGAGGAGCTCCAGCCGTACGCCGAGCTGGGCCTCCGGGACGACGAGTACGACCGGATCCGGCACATCCTCGGCCGCCGGCCCACGCAGGCCGAGCTCGCCATGTACTCGATCATGTGGAGCGAGCACTGCTCCTACAAGTCCAGCAAGGTGCACCTGCGCCAGTTCGGCGAGAAGGCTCCGCCGAGTGACCGGCTGCTCGCCGGCATCGGTGAGAACGCCGGCGTGGTCCAGGTCTCCGACGAGCTGGCCGTGACCTTCAAGGTCGAGTCGCACAACCACCCGAGCTTCGTCGAGCCGTACCAGGGCGCGGCGACCGGCGTCGGCGGCATCGTCCGGGACATCCTCGCCATGGGCGCCCGCCCGGTCGCGGTGATGGACCCGCTGCGCTTCGGTGCGGCCGACCACCCGGACACCGCCCGGGTGCTGCCCGGCGTGGTCGCCGGCATCGGCGGCTACGGCAACTGCCTCGGCCTGCCGAACATCGGCGGCGAGGTCGTCTTCGACCCCTGCTACCAGGGCAACCCGCTGGTCAACGCGCTCTGCCTCGGCGTGCTGCCGGTCAACCGGCTGCAGAAGAAGGACGCCGCCGGCCCCGGCAACGTCGTGGTGCTGATGGGCGCCAAGACCGGCCGGGACGGCATCGGCGGCGTGTCGGTGCTGGCGAGCGCCACCTTCGACGAGGGCAGCGAGCAGCGCCGCCCGTCGGTCCAGGTGGGCGACCCGTTCACCGAGAAGCTGCTGATCGAGGCCTGCCTGGAGCTGTACGACGCCGAGCTGGTCGTCGGCATCCAGGACCTCGGCGGAGCCGGGCTGACCTGCGCGCTCACCGAGACCGCCGCGTCGGCCGGCACCGGCATGCGGGTCTTGCTGGAGCGGGTGCCGCTGCGCGAGCCCTCGATGGAGCCGCACGAGATCCTGGCCAGCGAGTCGCAGGAGCGGATGCTGCTGGTCGTCACGCCGGAGAAGCTGGAGGCGGTGCTCAAGACCGCCGACAAGTGGGGCGTGCTCGCCACCGCCATCGGTGAGGTCACCCCGCCGGCGCCGGACGGCCAGCCGGGTCGGCTGCTGATCACCTGGCGCGACCAGATCGTGGTCGACGTCCCGCCGGGTTCGCTGGTCGACGACGGGCCGGTCTACGCCCGCCCGATGCGCGAGCCGGCGGACCTGATCCTGCTCCAGGCGGACCGGGCCGAGACGCTGCCCCGGCCGAGCAACCCGGAGGCGCTGCGGGAGACCGTGCTGCGCATGATCGCGTCGCCGAACCTGGCCGACAAGACCTGGGTCACCGAGCAGTACGACCGGTACGTGCTGGGCAACACCGTGCTGGCCCAGCCGGAGGACTCCGGCGTGATCCGGATCGACGAGCGGACCGGCCTCGGCGTCGCCCTCTCCGTCGACGGCAACGGCCGGTACGCGCGTCTCGACCCGTACCACGGCACCAAGCTGGCGCTCGCCGAGGCGTACCGGAACGTGGCGGTGACCGGCGCGAAGCCGATCGCCGTGACGAACTGCCTCAACTTCGGCTCCCCGGAGGACCCGGGGGTGATGTGGCAGTTCGCCGAGGCCGTCCGCGGCCTGGCGGACGGCTGCCTGGAGCTGGGCATCCCGGTGACCGGCGGCAACGTCAGCTTCTACAACCAGACCGGCGCGGCGGCCATCCACCCGACCCCGGTGGTCGGCGTGCTGGGCGTGCTGGACAACGTCGCGGACCGGGTGCCGATGGGCTTCGTGCCGCGGCCGGCCGGCGACCACGACCAGCTCTTCCTGCTCGGTGAGACGCACGTGGAGCTCTCCGGGTCGGAGTGGGCCTGGGTGACCCACGAGCACCTGGGCGGCATCCCGCCGCAGGTCGACCTGGCCCGTGAGCGGCAGCTCGCCGAGCTGCTGGCCGAGGCGGCCCGGGTGGGGCACGTCAGCTCCGCGCACGACCTCTCCGACGGCGGTCTGGCCCAGAGCCTGGTCGAGTCCTGCCTGCGGCGGGGCGTCGGCGCCCGGATCGCGGTGCCGGAGCACTTCACCGGCGGTTCGATGCCGTTCGTCTACCTGTTCAGCGAGTCCGCCGGGCGCGTCCTGGTGTCGGTGCCGCGCGGGCACGAAAAGGCGTTCACCGGCCTCTGCGCCGAGCGCGGGGTGCCGTGGGAGTTCATCGGGGTCACCGACCCGGCCGGCGGCGCCCTCGAGGTGCACGGCCAGTTCCGGATCGGCCTCGACGAGCTGCGTGCGGCGCACACCGAGACCCTGCCCCGGCTCTTCGGCGGCCAGGAGGCGGCTCAGGTGGAGGTGGAGGCGGCCCGGACCGGGACGACCACCGTCCTTCCGGCCACCGCCGAGCAGCCGGTGGACGTGGCGCCGGCCCGCACCGGGGACGGGTCCGCCGAGCCGGCGGCCGAGGTGACCGACGCCGTCGGTGCCAGCTCGGTCGAGCCGCTGGACCAGCCCACCGAGGGCACGGTGACCACGGCCGAGGCCGCCGCCGACGAGACGGCGACCGACGGCGGTCCCGCCGCGACCGAGCCGGCCGGCACCGGCCCGGAAGGGTCCACGACGGCTTCCTCCGGTGACCCGGACCAGCCCGCCGCGCCCGATCAGCGCTGA
- a CDS encoding 2-phosphosulfolactate phosphatase: protein MAAAVYAQPGSGARFDWGLTGAAELGRVCAALVVVDVLSFTTAVEVAVGRGMRVYPFPWGEQAAEYARRVGAVAAVGRRRMTPEHPWSLSPAALRTAPAVADLVLPSPNGSAISAAASATGVPVVAACLRNARAVGRWLRAQGYGSTDAPVGVVAAGERWPDGSLRPSVEDQLGAASVLDALAGVPGGLSVEAAMALAALASTPDVPAAVRGCVSGRELVEGGFAADVEVAVQIDVSDVVPVLRQDFFAAA, encoded by the coding sequence TTGGCCGCGGCCGTCTACGCGCAGCCCGGTTCCGGCGCCCGGTTCGACTGGGGGCTGACCGGGGCGGCCGAACTCGGCCGGGTGTGTGCCGCCCTGGTGGTGGTGGACGTCCTCTCGTTCACCACCGCCGTGGAGGTGGCGGTCGGCCGCGGCATGCGGGTGTACCCGTTCCCCTGGGGGGAGCAGGCGGCCGAGTACGCCCGCCGGGTCGGTGCCGTCGCGGCCGTCGGCCGCCGGCGGATGACCCCGGAACATCCGTGGTCGCTGTCGCCGGCCGCGCTGCGCACCGCGCCGGCCGTCGCCGATCTGGTGCTGCCCTCGCCGAACGGCTCGGCGATCAGCGCCGCCGCCAGCGCCACCGGAGTGCCGGTGGTCGCGGCGTGCCTGCGCAACGCGCGCGCCGTCGGGCGATGGCTGCGCGCGCAGGGGTACGGCTCGACCGACGCCCCCGTCGGCGTGGTCGCCGCCGGCGAACGCTGGCCGGACGGCTCGCTGCGCCCCTCGGTGGAGGACCAGCTCGGGGCGGCCAGCGTGCTGGACGCCCTCGCCGGCGTGCCGGGCGGGCTCTCGGTGGAGGCGGCGATGGCGCTGGCCGCGCTGGCCAGCACGCCGGACGTCCCGGCGGCGGTCCGGGGCTGCGTCTCCGGCCGGGAACTCGTCGAGGGCGGCTTCGCCGCCGACGTGGAGGTCGCGGTCCAGATCGACGTCTCGGATGTCGTGCCGGTGCTGCGCCAGGACTTCTTCGCCGCCGCCTGA
- a CDS encoding carboxypeptidase regulatory-like domain-containing protein, whose amino-acid sequence MSTHRRAWKHRAGVVVALVAGALLAVPATPALAAAPAVQITNLSSGTITSGQSATLSFRVTNNNVKLPPDNSDSVTVKITTSFGELSCSGRCDFTEEINRGDSKSYSVTLVAGNVAAGETKSGKVQITAAVGGETGSAERDVTVKGPAKQEIQTVKVISGKVVASANGEAVPNATVMLLDSQQHRQTATTDGSGNYRFTGSATNPISPGRIELGAMKDTIQATKSISATAGQSLTGQRISLPIKVEVSPSASPSASEEAVPTDEATDDAATDEPAADATAGQQQAAADQDSGTSWLLILLGGLFVAVGVGTIVLLYMRRKNDGDDVDGDGPGGPGPVAGAGAVPGARGGYRGADDQTRVVNGMGAGPAPTMVGGASLSDAPTMMHRPIVDDVPPDPYGAPPPSYGPGGQPGWAGNGYGEEAPGQGGYGAANGYGNAPSSGGGYGNSPSSGGGYGSRDYGAGAAGYPPAQGAGGYGEPAQGGGYGERYDEPTGRYAGDGTQSYAPPADPYPTSTYQPPADQGRGYGQPDPGQYGRGPEPTNGYGAGAGAGYGAPAGGYDSAPAGGGYGNAPAGGGYDSAPAGGGYDSAPAGGGYDSAPAGGGYDSGQQQGYDGYDQRGGYGGDGYGQPQQGGYGQQGGYGQEQPPPQQRNGGYDQGGYYADPAQAGRGRPDAPQERGGRRLDWLDD is encoded by the coding sequence GTGTCAACACACCGACGTGCCTGGAAGCATCGGGCCGGTGTGGTCGTAGCGCTGGTTGCCGGCGCGCTGCTCGCCGTCCCCGCCACACCAGCCCTCGCGGCCGCGCCCGCAGTGCAGATCACCAACCTCTCCTCGGGCACCATCACCAGCGGTCAGAGCGCGACGCTGTCCTTCCGGGTGACGAACAACAACGTCAAGCTGCCACCGGACAACTCCGATTCCGTCACGGTGAAGATCACCACGTCGTTCGGGGAGCTCTCCTGCAGCGGCCGCTGCGACTTCACCGAAGAGATCAACCGCGGCGACTCCAAGAGCTACAGCGTCACGCTGGTGGCGGGCAACGTCGCCGCCGGCGAGACGAAGTCCGGCAAGGTCCAGATCACGGCGGCCGTCGGTGGCGAGACCGGGAGCGCGGAGCGGGACGTCACGGTCAAGGGACCCGCGAAGCAGGAGATCCAGACCGTCAAGGTGATCTCCGGCAAGGTGGTCGCCAGCGCCAACGGCGAAGCCGTGCCGAACGCCACGGTGATGCTGCTCGACTCGCAGCAGCACCGCCAGACCGCCACCACCGACGGCAGCGGCAACTACCGGTTCACCGGCTCCGCGACCAACCCGATCTCGCCGGGTCGGATTGAGCTGGGCGCGATGAAGGACACGATCCAGGCCACCAAGTCGATCAGCGCGACCGCCGGGCAGAGCTTGACCGGCCAGCGGATCTCCCTACCGATCAAGGTCGAGGTGAGCCCGAGCGCCAGCCCCTCGGCGAGCGAGGAGGCCGTGCCGACGGACGAGGCGACGGACGACGCCGCCACCGACGAGCCTGCCGCCGATGCCACCGCCGGCCAGCAGCAGGCCGCCGCCGACCAGGACTCCGGCACCTCCTGGCTGCTGATCCTGCTCGGTGGCCTCTTCGTGGCGGTGGGCGTCGGCACCATCGTGCTGCTCTACATGCGGCGCAAGAACGACGGCGACGACGTCGACGGGGACGGCCCGGGCGGTCCGGGTCCCGTCGCCGGCGCCGGCGCCGTGCCGGGCGCCCGGGGCGGCTACCGCGGCGCGGACGACCAGACCCGGGTGGTGAACGGGATGGGCGCCGGTCCGGCCCCGACCATGGTCGGCGGCGCCTCGCTCAGCGACGCGCCGACGATGATGCACCGACCGATCGTCGACGACGTCCCGCCGGACCCGTACGGCGCTCCGCCGCCCTCGTACGGCCCGGGTGGGCAGCCGGGCTGGGCCGGCAACGGCTACGGCGAGGAGGCGCCCGGTCAGGGCGGCTACGGCGCCGCCAACGGCTACGGCAACGCCCCCTCCTCGGGTGGCGGCTACGGCAACTCGCCGTCCTCCGGTGGCGGCTACGGCAGCCGGGACTACGGCGCCGGGGCGGCGGGCTACCCGCCGGCCCAGGGCGCCGGTGGCTACGGCGAGCCCGCCCAGGGCGGCGGCTACGGCGAGCGCTACGACGAGCCGACCGGCCGCTACGCGGGTGACGGCACGCAGTCGTACGCCCCGCCGGCCGACCCGTACCCGACCAGCACCTACCAGCCCCCGGCGGACCAGGGGCGGGGCTACGGCCAGCCGGACCCGGGCCAGTACGGCCGCGGGCCCGAGCCGACCAACGGCTACGGCGCCGGCGCCGGTGCCGGGTACGGCGCGCCGGCCGGCGGCTACGACAGCGCCCCGGCCGGTGGCGGATACGGCAACGCCCCCGCCGGTGGCGGCTACGACAGCGCGCCCGCCGGTGGCGGCTACGACAGCGCCCCGGCCGGTGGCGGATACGACAGCGCCCCGGCCGGTGGCGGCTACGACAGTGGACAGCAGCAGGGCTACGACGGCTACGACCAGCGCGGCGGCTACGGCGGCGACGGGTACGGCCAGCCCCAGCAGGGCGGGTACGGCCAGCAGGGCGGCTACGGCCAGGAGCAGCCCCCGCCGCAGCAGCGTAACGGTGGCTACGACCAGGGCGGCTACTACGCCGACCCGGCGCAGGCCGGTCGGGGTCGCCCGGACGCCCCGCAGGAGCGCGGCGGACGTCGGCTGGACTGGCTCGACGACTGA
- a CDS encoding sterol carrier family protein, with product MVAALTALDEGRTPERPVYREAVRTLLTVLAERAPGRSVEVRVPPYGAVQCVAGPRHTRGTPPNVVEMDPATWLALATGRLGWSEAVTEGRVRTSGIRADLSGHLPL from the coding sequence GTGGTTGCGGCATTGACGGCGCTGGACGAGGGGCGTACGCCCGAACGGCCGGTGTACCGGGAAGCGGTCCGTACTCTCTTGACCGTCCTCGCGGAGCGCGCCCCCGGCCGATCGGTGGAGGTGCGTGTCCCACCCTACGGTGCCGTCCAGTGCGTGGCCGGCCCGCGACACACCCGCGGTACGCCACCGAATGTGGTCGAGATGGACCCGGCCACCTGGCTCGCGCTGGCCACCGGCCGTCTCGGATGGTCGGAGGCGGTCACCGAGGGTCGCGTACGCACCAGCGGAATCCGGGCGGACCTTTCCGGCCACCTTCCCCTCTAG
- the purF gene encoding amidophosphoribosyltransferase: protein MPRGDGRLSHDLDPQRPGPQDACGVFGVWAPGEEVANLTYFGLYALQHRGQEAAGIAVSDGSGVVVYKDLGLVAQVFDEPTLASLRGHLAIGHARYSTTGGSTWENAQPTIRSTTSGTTIALAHNGNLVNTAELQREVADRGLRADGSTNDTSLVTMLLASRPDLSVEAAALEVLPQLRGAFSFVFMDESTLYAARDPHGVRPLVLGRLERGWVVASETAALDIVGASVVREVEPGELIAIDEDGLRSTRFAAPEPKGCLFEYVYIARPDATIAGRNVHAARVQIGRQLAKEHPVEADLVIPVPESGTPAAIGYAEESGITYGAGLMKNPYVGRTFIQPSQTLRQLGIRLKLNPLRENVRGKRLVVVDDSIVRGNTQRAIVRMLREAGALEVHVRISSPPVNWPCFYGIDFATRAELLANGLDNEGIRRSIGADTLGYVSLPGLIAATEQPKTRLCRACFDGEYPIELPAGNLIGKHVLEGVGRRVAAEASAAGGHTTPPLVATPGGVATHRP, encoded by the coding sequence GTGCCCCGAGGCGATGGCCGGCTGAGCCACGACCTTGACCCCCAGCGACCCGGCCCGCAGGACGCCTGTGGCGTCTTCGGCGTCTGGGCGCCGGGCGAGGAGGTCGCCAACCTCACCTACTTCGGGCTCTACGCCCTCCAGCACCGTGGCCAGGAGGCGGCCGGCATCGCGGTGAGCGACGGGTCGGGCGTGGTGGTCTACAAGGACCTCGGGCTGGTGGCCCAGGTCTTCGACGAGCCGACCCTGGCCAGCCTGCGCGGCCACCTCGCGATCGGCCACGCGCGTTACTCCACCACCGGCGGCTCGACCTGGGAGAACGCCCAGCCGACCATCCGCTCGACCACCTCCGGCACGACCATCGCGCTGGCCCACAACGGCAACCTGGTCAACACCGCCGAGCTGCAGCGCGAGGTGGCCGACCGCGGGCTCCGCGCCGACGGTTCGACCAACGACACCTCGCTGGTCACCATGTTGCTGGCCAGCCGGCCGGATCTCTCGGTCGAGGCGGCCGCCCTGGAGGTGCTGCCGCAGCTGCGCGGCGCGTTCAGCTTCGTCTTCATGGACGAGTCGACGCTCTACGCGGCCCGCGACCCGCACGGCGTGCGTCCCCTGGTGCTCGGCCGGCTGGAGCGCGGCTGGGTGGTGGCCAGCGAGACCGCCGCGCTGGACATCGTCGGCGCCAGCGTGGTCCGTGAGGTCGAGCCGGGTGAGCTGATCGCGATCGACGAGGACGGGCTGCGCTCGACCCGGTTCGCCGCGCCGGAGCCCAAGGGCTGCCTCTTCGAGTACGTCTACATCGCCCGCCCGGACGCCACCATCGCCGGCCGCAACGTGCACGCCGCGCGGGTGCAGATCGGCCGCCAGCTGGCCAAGGAGCACCCGGTCGAGGCCGACCTGGTGATCCCGGTGCCGGAGTCCGGCACGCCGGCCGCGATCGGGTACGCCGAGGAGTCGGGCATCACCTACGGCGCCGGCCTGATGAAGAACCCGTACGTCGGGCGCACCTTCATCCAGCCGTCGCAGACCCTGCGCCAGCTCGGCATCCGGCTGAAGCTGAACCCGCTGCGGGAGAACGTCCGGGGCAAGCGGCTGGTGGTGGTGGACGACTCGATCGTCCGCGGCAACACCCAGCGGGCCATCGTCCGGATGCTGCGCGAGGCCGGGGCGCTGGAGGTGCACGTCCGGATCTCCTCGCCGCCGGTCAACTGGCCCTGTTTCTACGGCATCGACTTCGCCACCCGGGCCGAGCTGCTCGCCAACGGACTGGACAACGAAGGCATCCGGCGTTCGATCGGCGCCGACACGCTGGGCTACGTCTCGCTCCCCGGCCTCATCGCCGCGACCGAGCAGCCGAAGACCCGGCTCTGCCGGGCGTGCTTCGACGGGGAATACCCGATCGAGCTGCCGGCCGGAAACCTGATCGGCAAGCACGTGCTCGAAGGAGTCGGCCGCCGGGTCGCCGCCGAGGCGTCCGCCGCCGGCGGGCACACCACCCCTCCGCTCGTCGCCACTCCGGGCGGCGTTGCCACCCACCGCCCATAG